A region of the Nitrospiraceae bacterium genome:
GGAAATGAAGAGAATCTTGGGCGAGATCCAAAGCGGCCAATTTGCCAAGGAATGGGTGCTTGAAAATCAGGCCAACCGCCCGGTGTACAACGCGTTGCTGAAAAAAGGCGAAGGCCATCCGATCGAAGAGGTCGGGGGGCGGCTGCGCGGCATGATGCCCTGGCTCAAAAAGGACCAGTTGGTCGACAAGAATAAAAACTAATGCCTTTGCGCCCGGCGTGGTAGCATACAGTGATACGGCTGGAGGACCATGGCTGATCGTGCCGTCGGGGTGCCCATTGCAAAAGAGGGGTTTCCATTCGTCGGTGGGCTTGGAGCGGCCACGGCGGCTGCTGCGTTGGTCGACTGGACCGTTCCCACTCTCTTGTTCGGCGGGTTCACGCTGTTTACAGCATGGTTTTTCCGAAACCCATCCAGAACGATTCCCCAGGATCCCAATGCGGTCGTGGCGCCGGGCGACGGCAAGGTCATCGCGATCGAGGAGGAGTTCGAGCCTCGATATCTGAAGGAAAAGAGCATCAGGCTCACGATCTTCCTGAACGTCTTTGACGTGCACATCAATCGAATTCCTTGCGAGGGAACGGTCGAAGGGGTCGTGTATCAGCCGGGGCAATTCCTCGTGGCGAGCAAGCCGGAAGCGACGCTTCGAAACGAGCAGAATGCGGTCATGCTCAAGACGCCGTCCGGCACGAAGGTGTTGTGCGTGCAGGTGGCTGGATTGATTGCCCGCAGGATCATCAGCTGGGTCGGCCAAGGGGATCGTGTCGAGCGTGGGGAACGGTATGGTCTGATTCGCTTCGGGTCTCGAATGGATACGTTTTTGCCGCTCGGGACGAAAGTCCGTGTGGCGGTTGGGGACCGGGTTAAGGGCGGAGAAACCATTGTGGGGGAACTCCAATGAAACCAGCGCCGATTCGGGGTGCCTTCGCCAAGGGGAATCGGAAGCGGCAGGCGATGTACCTGATTCCGAATCTCTGCACGACGGGGAACCTGTTCTGCGGGGTCTTTGCCATCCTCTCGGTATTCAACGGCCAACATTTGGCTGCGGCGATCGCCATTTTGGTCGGCATGATTTTCGACATGCTGGACGGGAAACTGGCCCGCCTGACCAATAGCACCGGGCAGTTCGGCATCGAATATGATTCCCTCTCCGACGTGGTGTCGTTCGGCGTCGCGCCTGGTCTGCTGATTTACTCGTTTGCTCTCAGCGGGCAGGGGATGTTCGGAGTGGCGGTGATGTTCACCTATGTGGCAATGGGAGCCGTGCGGCTGGCGCGGTTCAATGCCACAGTGGCGAATTCAGACAGTAAATATTTCACGGGCTTGGCGATTCCGGCTGCCGCGGGCGTGATTGCGTCGCTGGTCATCTTCGATCTGCACATTACGCAGATGGGATCGGAGGTAAAGCCGATCCTGATTCTGGTGATGACGCTCTGCCTGGCGTTTCTGATGGTCAGCACCATCAAGTATCGCAGCTTCAAAGACATGAAGTTCCGTCGAGGCGAG
Encoded here:
- a CDS encoding phosphatidylserine decarboxylase family protein, which codes for MADRAVGVPIAKEGFPFVGGLGAATAAAALVDWTVPTLLFGGFTLFTAWFFRNPSRTIPQDPNAVVAPGDGKVIAIEEEFEPRYLKEKSIRLTIFLNVFDVHINRIPCEGTVEGVVYQPGQFLVASKPEATLRNEQNAVMLKTPSGTKVLCVQVAGLIARRIISWVGQGDRVERGERYGLIRFGSRMDTFLPLGTKVRVAVGDRVKGGETIVGELQ
- the pssA gene encoding CDP-diacylglycerol--serine O-phosphatidyltransferase; this translates as MKPAPIRGAFAKGNRKRQAMYLIPNLCTTGNLFCGVFAILSVFNGQHLAAAIAILVGMIFDMLDGKLARLTNSTGQFGIEYDSLSDVVSFGVAPGLLIYSFALSGQGMFGVAVMFTYVAMGAVRLARFNATVANSDSKYFTGLAIPAAAGVIASLVIFDLHITQMGSEVKPILILVMTLCLAFLMVSTIKYRSFKDMKFRRGEHFTYLVWGILALMLIVAWPQVMVFVMFAGYAVSGPVSRLWGMVAKPSAKQLTRSETPVLESKE